The segment ACCCACTATTGAAGCGGGCCCTGTATGGTACCCTGCAATTTCAAGACGCCCCAGGTTCAGGGCAAATTCTTTGCCGCCGTATTCTGCTGCTGCTACTGCAGTACCTTTGGCCAGTGCCTTGTAGAATTTATTTGGCATATCGACAATACGATCGATGATCTTCAGGTAATTGTCAGTATCACCCCAGCGCAGTGATATGCCCAGAGTGTCTGGTGGGGTGATCAGATCGCGTTCATACATTTCTGTTGCCCATGCCAGCACACCTCCGGTGCTCATTATATCAAGACCATACTGCTCGCACCTGTCAATAAGGCGCAGCACATCCTCACCCATGGTGATGCCGAGGTTCGTACCCAGGGAATAGATGAGTTCATAGTCATAACTGATGTGGGATACCTCAAATTCATGCCCCTTCTGGAATGGTGTCTTGAGCATAGCAATGTGAATGCACCCGATAGGACAGTTACTGCATGCGATCTTGCGTAATAACAGGTTATCTGCAAAGTATTCTCCTGAAATACTCTCGGCATTTTCGAAGTGTGACTGCTTGAGATTCTTGGTGGGCAGACCCTTCAACTGGTTCAGAACATTGATATTGGCAGCCGTTCCAAGGTCATGGTACTTGTCCATGACTTCGGTATCCACCACTTCTTCATAGAGCTTGCTATACATCTTCTTATAGGCGGACATGTCAGGCAATTCTACCTCTTCGGTCCCTGATATAACGATGGCTTTGAGGTTCTTGCTGCCGAATACCGCGCCCAGGCCCAGCCTTCCGAAATGGCGGTATGTATCGACATTCACGTTCGCATACCTGACCTGGTTAACCCCGGCCTTTCCTATACGCATAATACTGCGCCTTCCCTTTCCCGGTTCTACTTCGCGCAGTATCTTCCCTGTGACCTCCACGGATGACAGGTTCCAGATACTTGTTGCATCCTTGAGCTTGACCTCATCATCGTGTATCGATAAGTAAGTCGGTTTTGCGGCGCGTCCTTTAATGACTATGCTGTCATATCCGGCAAACCGCATTGCCATTGCCAGTCGCCCGCCTGCGTGGGATTCGCCCAGTTCCCCGGTCATAGGGGACTTGAACATGGACACAACCTTGGAAACGCAGGGGAAGATGGTTGTCAGGGGCCCGATGCTGAATATGATGGGATTTCCGGGTGAGAGTGCATCAATGCCGGGAGGACATTCTTCCAATAGCAATTGAGTAGCAACTCCCGTGCCGCCCAGGTATTTATCGAACAGGTCGTGCCGGTCCCGGGTATGGTGCTCACCGGTCTCAAGGTCGATATAGAGCACATTGGACCACATATCACAGCACCTCGGTCTTTCTTATCTCAAGTACATCATGACTGCAAAACCTGGCACATACGCCACAATGGATACAGATCACCGGCATATCCGCCCTGTCAAAGTGAATTGCCCGGGGGAGGCAGGCATCAGCGCATACCCCACACGAGTCGCACAGGTTCTTGTTCAGCACCACACCGCCGCCGTTGCGGGGTGCCAGGGCCCCGGTCGGGCATGCCCTGGCACATGGCGGGTCTATGCATGAACGACAGACGATTATTCCGATGCCGCTCTCAATACCGCCAGATGTCCGGATATCAATGGCACTGTCTATTAATGAAACTGAATCTGCATTGGCGCGACTGCAGGCAAGCATACAACTGTAACAGCCAATGCACCTGTTCGGGTTCGCCACTTTAATCTTGGCTGGCATTACTCCTCCTCCCTTAACATTTAATTTAGCATAAGGTACACTTATGCTTTTCATTCTAAATTATTTCATTATTTCAGATATCCGGTTTATTCTGGCTTTGACTGCAAAGACTTCATAAAAGAGATGTTCTAAGTTTGAAGCTCATTGATTATCGAATGTATCAACTGCTCCCCATCATCTGATTTAAATAATGGGAGTTCCCAATCCTCTACTATCTTTGTCCTGCTGACCATTGGATTTTCTCCGGTAAGAGGATTATGTCCCTGTTTTTCAAACGTTTGTTTGTAAATCATGACGCCTCGGCGCTGCCATGCCGGTGTTTCTGCAAGGTTTATACCATGTTCCCAGGCAAGTTGGTGTAATGTGTCTGATTTCATACCTTTCAGCTTTACTGCAGCTTCTTTAGCATTCATTCCATCCTCAAGCAACAGATAATAGGCATACGAACTTACCAGGTTGCGCCAGCACTCATTTTGTCGCCAGTTGAGGTATTCAGTAATCTCATTTCTGTCTATGATAGATACTCTTGAATCAAAGGACAGGGGGTAGGCACTTTTCAGGTGTATGGTAAGTGCCGAAGCAATGAAACTGGGAATGACAGAATCAATTTTCTCAAGCCTGCCGTTAAAAGGTAACTCCCGGGTAAATACCAGGTTTATCTCATCCGAGAACAGATATGCAAACGTGGGATTAATACCGCTTTCGCTAAAAAAATCATGGGTGGAACGAACCATACTCTCGGTAAAACGAATATCATACGGTTTCTTGAACTCAAGTTTACGGAGGGTTTTGGAAAAACCCCTGCCGTCAACTCTTAATACGGCAGTGCTGACAACCTTTAACTGTGAAAATAATTCCTTATTCTTCATCCTGTGGTTGTGAATTTTTAATCCGATTCTTTTTCAGGCTCAGCTGCCTCTTTCTTGAAACGGTGAGCCATCTGTTTAATAATGATAATATCACCTGATGCAATTACCCAGCGGTAAGGAAGAATTACACCTTTATGTGCAATATCGAACAATTCAGGGTTGATCTTCCCGACAGCCAATCCTGATATTTTGGATTCATTTGGGTCAAGTACTAGATCGTTGACCTTTCCCACATAGACTCCTTTATCAGTATAAACATTTAATCCAAACAAGGTTGATACTTCAGCACGCATGTTATTCCCTCTATTGCTACTCATTTAACCTTACTGGTTATATAGTTTATTAATAGTGCTTGATGCGTGTACTTCTATGCGAGCGTTAACCCGGGTGTAGCGTTTATTTTCCTATTCATGAAAGTATATGTAGTATCCCGTAATATCACCAGTGTTCTTATCATCAATTACCTAATATATACGGTGAATGAATGAATTCGGAAAATAATCAATATAAAATCAATTATTCGTTCAACATTTGTCAGTCAGACAGGGAACATTCCCCTATCTCTGATAACCCGGTAGACAACATCATCATAGTGGGTACAGCCCACGTTTCGAATAAAAGTGTTACCGAGGTTGACGAAACTATTGAGCGTGAACAGCCTGATATTGTCGCAGTAGAACTATGTCCTGCACGGTACAAGGCACTGACCGAGCAGGTAGAGGAAAAAAAGATATCTCCAAAGGATATTCTCGGTGGTAGCCAGCCTTACTATTTCCTGATACACTGGTTGTTGGCCTATGTGCAAAAGAAGATAGGCGATGATATGGGAGTTGACCCGGGGGCTGAGATGATCCATGCAATTAAAAAAGCTGAATCCACAGGTGCCCGTATCGTGCTTCTGGACCGTGACATCCAGATAACATTGCAGCGATTCTGGATGAGCATGGGTCTTTGGGAAAAGCTCAAAATGACTGGAGCCATACTGATGGCGGCTGTGGGGCTAAAAGGTGAAGAAGTGGATATTGATTCTGTTACTGAACAGGATGTTGTCACCCAGCTGATCAATGAACTTCGTAAATTTGCACCTTCTGCAGCAAGGGTGTTCATAGATGAACGTGATGCTTATATGACCACAAACCTGCTGAAGGCTGCAAAGACAGGAAGGGTTGTGGCAGTAGTAGGTGCCGGGCACAGGCAGGGTATCAATAATTACCTGCAGCATCCTGAGAGTCTTCCCCCCATGGAACAACTGGTCAGTGTACCTAAAAAGAGGTTCAGCCTCATGAAGATAGTTGGATTTAGTTTTGTGGTAATTGCGATTGCCACGTTCTTACTGGTCATTTTGGGGATTATGCAGGGTGCCATTTCACCTTATATGTTATTTATTGTCATGGGTTACTGGATCGTAATAAACGGTGTACTGAGTGCTACCGGTGCTGCCCTGGCCGGGGGGCATCCAAAGTCCATATTGACAGCATTTTCAGTGGCCTGGCTTACTTCCCTGAATCCTTTGATGGCAGCAGGTTGGTTTGCAGGACTTATGGAAGCAAAACAACGTCCTCCATCCCCACATGATTTTAAGAGATTACTTGATGTTGAGACTATTGGAGAAATGATGGGGATTCCGCTGTTTCGGGTGCTGCTGGTGGCAGCTCTTGCCAACCTGGGAAGCGTACTGGGTACATTCATAGGAATATATGTGGTGCTGCGTGTGGCAAATATCAATCCGACTGTTGTCCTGAATGATGTATTTAGCAGTATTTTTTGAACTGGGAACAACTCTCCTTAAGGAAAATAACACCATTTCCGGCTGTCTCCATCAGGATTCTTTTTCAGGGTCATTTTGGACGTTTCTCCAGAACTGGTCATGATTTTGGTTTTTTTCAAGACTTGCTTCCGATGGCATTTCTGGATTTATTTTATTAGAGTATGGATATCTCTTTGTTATATGCCGTGAATGCTCAGGATCCGGTATTTGCTCTTCATCTGAAAGGATAATAGCAAATGTTTGTTTTGAGGTCCGTCCGGGTATTGGTGCAGGTACTTTAATTGGCACTATTTTTTTGTCGGGTTCCTTATGCCAAAAACTATCGGGAACATGAGAGTGTCTTTCTTTGGGTCGAGTGACAAATAAAGGTTTTTCTTTTAAATTAAAATAAAATTGTGTCAAGACAATTGGCAATTTCTTTGCTGTCCTGGATAATTCACCCATCATTGCAGGTAGTTTATTTACTTTATTTTTATTTGCCATGGTATGTGATATCCCGATATAGATTGAGATTATTACGAAAAACGTTAACAAAATTTTGCCTGGTGGTAGTTTTTCTTTCAGAAAACCTGTCCACATGATTGGTGCAATTGTCGTATTATTCTTTTCAGTTGGTTGCACTGTTGTGTTATGGGTGGGAAGAACAGTTTGTATTATCGATGAATTGGATGCGAGCATTGAAGGGGATGATACATTGCTTCCCGAGATTGCCAGTGGCCCAATATTTATTCTTACTGGAAGACTGGCCTGGTAATAATACGTGGTTGAATCTTCACCGATCTTCTTTGTATACATCTTTTCCCAGTCTGTTCTTGAGTCATCATAACTATAAAGGTAAATGGTATTTAACGTAATACCATTCTCTTTTACCCATGATTTATCAATAATAAATGAGATTGTTGGATTATTTACATTGTTTTCAGATATCAGGCCAAAGCTGCCGATCCAAACATTCAGGTTACTGAAAATTACTCCGGGAGCGTCTTTATCGACCAGTGATGAGGTGTGGTTGAGAATCTCTACTTTTACTGCTTCTTTTCCAAAACTGACGAGACCTGTAAAGTTGATATATTTCACATAATTACATTCCAGTTCAAAATTAAAGCTGACCTCCTGGTCTTTACCGATAAATCTGCGGTCGGTTTCTGTGCAGATTATGTTCTTGAAGGTTTCACCTGACGTGCCGGTGCTGCCACCACTACCAACACCAGTGCTTTTAGTGGTTGTAACTTCATTTACAGTGACGGTCAATGTATCATTGTCAGAATTTCCAGCAAAATCACTAACCGTAAGGGTAACCGTATATGTACCAGGATTGGAGTAGGTGTGGGTTGTAGTAACTCCATTGGCGTCAACAGTTATATCGTTACTGGCATCGAAATCCCAGGAATAACTGACAATACCAACATCATCAGATGAACCGGAACCATCGAAATGAACGACTGTATCTTCATTAACGGTCTGGTCAGGACCAGCAACAGCGGTGGGAGAGGTAGTATCAAGGAAAGGAGCGGTTGTTGCTGTATGATTCGTCCATGTATGATTGATATTACTATTGTTATCCTGAGTTTTGGTAGAGATGGTATATTTAGAATTAGGGATTAGACCTGTGGCATTAAAGAATTGAATCCCTTTTGAAATATTTTTGATGAATGTGTTGTTTATCCAGATGCTTACGTTTGCGAAGTCAGCATCGGATGGGTCGATCCATGTCCAGTTGATATATGTAGCTGAATAACTAATATTGTTAAGATCAGTTATGTTTGAAGGGGGGGTAGTCACATTAGCACTAACAACTCCAACTGTTACAAATAAAAGCAATATCCCAACAACTGATAAATATAATCCCCGCAATTTTCATCACCAAAATATTAAGTACAATATTCTATTTAGCTAAATTTTATTTGTATCCGATATCCTTTTTCTCACTCGAAAGTATCGAATAATATAGGATTGCCTACAGTTGTGTACCTTCTGACTATTCCCTCAAATGTATAGTAAATTTCCAACCCCCTGATTGGATGAATCTATATTAACTACTATACGAAATCAAAATTAATATGTCTTTCGGATG is part of the ANME-2 cluster archaeon genome and harbors:
- a CDS encoding aldehyde ferredoxin oxidoreductase family protein, with the translated sequence MWSNVLYIDLETGEHHTRDRHDLFDKYLGGTGVATQLLLEECPPGIDALSPGNPIIFSIGPLTTIFPCVSKVVSMFKSPMTGELGESHAGGRLAMAMRFAGYDSIVIKGRAAKPTYLSIHDDEVKLKDATSIWNLSSVEVTGKILREVEPGKGRRSIMRIGKAGVNQVRYANVNVDTYRHFGRLGLGAVFGSKNLKAIVISGTEEVELPDMSAYKKMYSKLYEEVVDTEVMDKYHDLGTAANINVLNQLKGLPTKNLKQSHFENAESISGEYFADNLLLRKIACSNCPIGCIHIAMLKTPFQKGHEFEVSHISYDYELIYSLGTNLGITMGEDVLRLIDRCEQYGLDIMSTGGVLAWATEMYERDLITPPDTLGISLRWGDTDNYLKIIDRIVDMPNKFYKALAKGTAVAAAEYGGKEFALNLGRLEIAGYHTGPASIVGQIVGVRHSHLDNGGYSIDQKASSQQLNEEQMVDKLIYEDYWRMINNSLVCCLFARGVYGEQNMIDALECVGIKKTRDDLEAIGKEIFLAKYAFKEREGFDMDNISVPARFFETVSQLGMLKEDTVKNMLKLYRKKTGI
- a CDS encoding (Fe-S)-binding protein; this encodes MKSISVPYAKLNVKGGGVMPAKIKVANPNRCIGCYSCMLACSRANADSVSLIDSAIDIRTSGGIESGIGIIVCRSCIDPPCARACPTGALAPRNGGGVVLNKNLCDSCGVCADACLPRAIHFDRADMPVICIHCGVCARFCSHDVLEIRKTEVL
- a CDS encoding tRNA 5'-guanylyltransferase, with product MKNKELFSQLKVVSTAVLRVDGRGFSKTLRKLEFKKPYDIRFTESMVRSTHDFFSESGINPTFAYLFSDEINLVFTRELPFNGRLEKIDSVIPSFIASALTIHLKSAYPLSFDSRVSIIDRNEITEYLNWRQNECWRNLVSSYAYYLLLEDGMNAKEAAVKLKGMKSDTLHQLAWEHGINLAETPAWQRRGVMIYKQTFEKQGHNPLTGENPMVSRTKIVEDWELPLFKSDDGEQLIHSIINELQT
- a CDS encoding PRC-barrel domain-containing protein, translated to MRAEVSTLFGLNVYTDKGVYVGKVNDLVLDPNESKISGLAVGKINPELFDIAHKGVILPYRWVIASGDIIIIKQMAHRFKKEAAEPEKESD
- a CDS encoding TraB/GumN family protein — its product is MNSENNQYKINYSFNICQSDREHSPISDNPVDNIIIVGTAHVSNKSVTEVDETIEREQPDIVAVELCPARYKALTEQVEEKKISPKDILGGSQPYYFLIHWLLAYVQKKIGDDMGVDPGAEMIHAIKKAESTGARIVLLDRDIQITLQRFWMSMGLWEKLKMTGAILMAAVGLKGEEVDIDSVTEQDVVTQLINELRKFAPSAARVFIDERDAYMTTNLLKAAKTGRVVAVVGAGHRQGINNYLQHPESLPPMEQLVSVPKKRFSLMKIVGFSFVVIAIATFLLVILGIMQGAISPYMLFIVMGYWIVINGVLSATGAALAGGHPKSILTAFSVAWLTSLNPLMAAGWFAGLMEAKQRPPSPHDFKRLLDVETIGEMMGIPLFRVLLVAALANLGSVLGTFIGIYVVLRVANINPTVVLNDVFSSIF
- a CDS encoding PGF-pre-PGF domain-containing protein, coding for MRGLYLSVVGILLLFVTVGVVSANVTTPPSNITDLNNISYSATYINWTWIDPSDADFANVSIWINNTFIKNISKGIQFFNATGLIPNSKYTISTKTQDNNSNINHTWTNHTATTAPFLDTTSPTAVAGPDQTVNEDTVVHFDGSGSSDDVGIVSYSWDFDASNDITVDANGVTTTHTYSNPGTYTVTLTVSDFAGNSDNDTLTVTVNEVTTTKSTGVGSGGSTGTSGETFKNIICTETDRRFIGKDQEVSFNFELECNYVKYINFTGLVSFGKEAVKVEILNHTSSLVDKDAPGVIFSNLNVWIGSFGLISENNVNNPTISFIIDKSWVKENGITLNTIYLYSYDDSRTDWEKMYTKKIGEDSTTYYYQASLPVRINIGPLAISGSNVSSPSMLASNSSIIQTVLPTHNTTVQPTEKNNTTIAPIMWTGFLKEKLPPGKILLTFFVIISIYIGISHTMANKNKVNKLPAMMGELSRTAKKLPIVLTQFYFNLKEKPLFVTRPKERHSHVPDSFWHKEPDKKIVPIKVPAPIPGRTSKQTFAIILSDEEQIPDPEHSRHITKRYPYSNKINPEMPSEASLEKNQNHDQFWRNVQNDPEKES